In Ignavibacteria bacterium, the sequence CTTTAAGTGTTGTAAAGATTAATAGTGCGGGTAATATTCTATGGAATAAAATGTTACCGGTTGGTTTTTTATGTTGGGACATGAAAAGAATTTATGATAATGGTTTTATTTTATGTGGAAATTCAGGCTTGAAGGCATTTGCTGTAAGAATAGACTCGGTCGGGAATTTTATTTGGCAGAAAATTTTCGCTGGATCTTCTACCAAAGGTTTTTACTCTGTAATAGAATCTAATCAAACTGGATTTGTTTTTACGGGCTATAACCAAGATCCCGATACTACAAAAATCTATGTAGTAAAGTTAGACTACGATGGTAATTTGGTGTGGGAAAAAAATTATATTGCAAGTAACAATAGAAATTCTGGACAGAAAATATGTCATTTTAAAAATACATATTTAATCGGTGGTAATACTGATATAAATATAGATGAAAAAACTTTTATACTTAAGATTGATACTTCTGGAAATTTATTGCAAACAAAAATTTGGATACCATACGGAACCAGTAAAGAATTTTTTGATGATATGTCAGCATTAAACACGAATAAAATTGTGTTAACTAAAAGGGTTGACTCTTCATCTACTTTGTATACTTATGCTAAAGCTCAATTGATAGATTCAAATTTCAATTTACTTAGAGAGCAGGTTTACTTTCCAAGTTATAGCTATGCAATTTTCTCATCAATATTACCTTTGCCAAACAGAGATATATTATTTGCCGGAACATTCGATTACTTTTCAAATTGGAGCAGCCACAGATATGATCTTTATGCCGTGAGAACCGATAGTAATCTGAATACATCAGCATTTCCCCCTATTGGAATTGCCGGCAACAATCAAAATTTACCGGAAAAATTTGCTTTAAATCAAAATTTCCCAAATCCATTTAATCCGACTACAACTATTAAGTACGAAATACCGAAAGACGCAGAAATAACTATTAAGGTATATGACTTGTTGGGCAGGGAAGTATTCAGTATAAATGAATACAAAAAAGCCGGAGGTTATGAAGTTAAATTTGACGGTTCGAATCTTGCAAGCGGAATGTATTTTTATCAAATTGAAACTGATGGATTTACAGATACGAAGAAAATGGTGTTATTAAAATAGCGAAGTGGAGAAATAGCGACTTAATTTTAGGCAGCTAATTAAGTGTCCGGTAAGGTCTTTACCGGGCATTTTTTATTGCGACTTTCAGGGCTTATGATATATAAGTTCATTCGTTCGATGGGCTTCGCCCTTCGCTTGAATTTTTCGCCACTTCGTGGCTTATCAGTATGTAATGTTATTGGGAACACTTAGGCTTTCTTAAGATAAGCCGTGATTCAAGCACGAACCCTAAAAGGGTTCGGCTACAAAAGCTTGCGGAGACACAAACACTCCCAAACCGGAGTTTGGGAATGAGGGGAAACCTTGTAACACAGAGCCCACCTTCGGAGAGACTTTGCAGATTCTTAAGTTCGAACCCTAAAAGTCGCAGAACTGGCTTTGACAGTGGTTCGGCTGCGATTGATATGGTTTGCTGTGTTTTTACTACAGCTGTATAACTTTATCTGTTTAAACTCCGGATTTTTAATCATAATTTTGTATTATATGGATGAAAACCGTAAAATTCAGGCGAAGAAATATGAGAAAATTAAGCTCATTGTTAATATAACGGAATCAGTAATATCCTTTATTCTGCTTATACTTTTTCTTTGGTTAGGGTACAGCAAAAAGCTTGAGCTTTTTGCTTATGGTTATACTTCAAATCCGTATATTGCGCTCGTAATTTACGGTTTAATTATAGGACTGGTAAGCTCAATAATATCTTTCCCGGTAGATTATGCTTTCGGCTACAGGCTTGAACATAAATTCGGGCTTTCAAATCTGACTTTCGGCAAGTGGATCGCCGAAAAGCTGAAAGCTGCGCTTGTGGGAAGTATTATTGCGGCACCAATTGCGTTTTTGTTCTACTGGCTTATTTCAAGTTATGAGCTTTGGTGGCTGTATCTCGCATGCATTGTTTGGGTTTATTCTATACTCCTTGCGCAAATTGCACCGGTGCTTATATTTCCTTTGTTCTATAAGTTCACACCGATAGATAATGAAGAATTGAAAACCAGGCTTATGGATATGTGTAATAAAGCGGGATTTAAAGTCAGCGGAATATATAAGTTCAACATGAGCAAAACCACAAAAAAAGCCAATGCTGCTTTTACG encodes:
- a CDS encoding T9SS type A sorting domain-containing protein; translated protein: MNKNPQYQQILTLKLKFIAFLVFSLIFCHSLISQSITWQRTYHVYQNDFGYKILPAPGNCFYFCGYVDNIITSYSYVIKIDQQGDTLWSRKITGGLYTAALSSDSSCVLANLGDSLSVVKINSAGNILWNKMLPVGFLCWDMKRIYDNGFILCGNSGLKAFAVRIDSVGNFIWQKIFAGSSTKGFYSVIESNQTGFVFTGYNQDPDTTKIYVVKLDYDGNLVWEKNYIASNNRNSGQKICHFKNTYLIGGNTDINIDEKTFILKIDTSGNLLQTKIWIPYGTSKEFFDDMSALNTNKIVLTKRVDSSSTLYTYAKAQLIDSNFNLLREQVYFPSYSYAIFSSILPLPNRDILFAGTFDYFSNWSSHRYDLYAVRTDSNLNTSAFPPIGIAGNNQNLPEKFALNQNFPNPFNPTTTIKYEIPKDAEITIKVYDLLGREVFSINEYKKAGGYEVKFDGSNLASGMYFYQIETDGFTDTKKMVLLK
- a CDS encoding M48 family metallopeptidase, with protein sequence MDENRKIQAKKYEKIKLIVNITESVISFILLILFLWLGYSKKLELFAYGYTSNPYIALVIYGLIIGLVSSIISFPVDYAFGYRLEHKFGLSNLTFGKWIAEKLKAALVGSIIAAPIAFLFYWLISSYELWWLYLACIVWVYSILLAQIAPVLIFPLFYKFTPIDNEELKTRLMDMCNKAGFKVSGIYKFNMSKTTKKANAAFTGLGRTKRIILGDTLLETFTEKEIETVFAHELGHYKRGHIVKNILISVFGTFAGLFLMSQVYIRLLPVFGFTHPWEIGALPLLALIAAIYSFFTSPLSAGISRKFEFEADRYAIDTTRDPDALESTMKKLAEQNLANDEPNKLVEFWTYSHPSIKRRIEAARNYFNLKYSNT